One region of Eremothecium gossypii ATCC 10895 chromosome II, complete sequence genomic DNA includes:
- the MET14 gene encoding adenylyl-sulfate kinase (Syntenic homolog of Saccharomyces cerevisiae YKL001C (MET14); 1-intron), producing MSTNVTWHANINYDERVSLRNQKGCTVWLTGLSASGKSTIACTLEKLLLLEGISAYRLDGDNIRFGLNKDLGFTEEDRNENIRRIAEVAKLFADSCTVAIAAFISPYKADREKARELHKDAGLDFIEVFIDVPIEVAENRDPKELYKKARAGIIKDFTGISAPYEAPENPDIHLRTDKETVEQCADHILQFLKKLEILQSSSACSNHSNSVETAV from the exons ATGTCTACTAACGTCACCTGGCACGCCAATATAAATTATGATGAAAGGGTTTCCCTAAGGAACCAAAAAGGCTGTACAGTTTGGCTGACGGGCCTCAGTGCATCCGGTAAAAG TACTATTGCTTGCACACTAGAAAAATTGTTATTGCTAGAAGGTATATCTGCGTACAGATTGGATGGTGACAATATCAGGTTTGGATTAAATAAAGACTTGGGTTTCACCGAAGAAGATCGTAATGAAAATATTCGAAGAATTGCTGAAGTTGCTAAATTGTTTGCGGACTCGTGCACTGTAGCGATAGCGGCCTTTATTTCCCCTTATAAGGCGGATAGGGAAAAGGCTAGAGAATTGCACAAGGATGCAGGGTTAGACTTCATCGAAGTCTTCATCGATGTTCCCATAGAGGTCGCAGAAAACAGAGACCCGAAAGAATTGTACAAAAAAGCCAGAGCTGGTATTATCAAGGATTTCACCGGTATCTCTGCTCCGTATGAAGCACCTGAAAATCCAGATATCCACTTACGCACCGATAAAGAAACCGTTGAACAATGTGCTGATCACATACTGCAGTTTCTGAAAAAGCTAGAGATACTGCaatcttcttctgcttGTTCTAACCACAGCAACAGTGTCGAGACCGCGGTGTGA
- the DID4 gene encoding ESCRT-III subunit protein DID4 (Syntenic homolog of Saccharomyces cerevisiae YKL002W (DID4); 1-intron), with translation MSLFEWAFGKSVTPQERLKKNQNALDRTQRELEREKRKLEAQEKRLVQDIKKSAKNGQINAAKIQAKDLVRTKRYIEKFNGMKTQLQAISLRIQAVRSSDQMAISMREATGLLSSMNRSMNLPQLQRISMEFERQNDMMDQRQEFMDEAIDDAMGDELEEDEEAEEIINKVLDEIGVGLNNKLEDAPQGLVKNSAAAEARVAIPVVSNDTGGALSASSNTDDELQARLNSLKRG, from the exons ATGAGTTTGTTTGAGTGGGCGTTCGGTAAGAGCGTTACCCCGCAGGAGAGGTTGAAAAAG AACCAAAATGCTTTGGATAGGACTCAGCGCGAACTAGAGAGGGAGAAGCGGAAACTGGAGGCGCAAGAAAAACGTTTGGTCCAGGATATCAAAAAGTCCGCGAAAAATGGACAAATTAACGCGGCTAAAATCCAAGCTAAGGACTTAGTGCGGACAAAAAGGTATATCGAGAAGTTTAATGGCATGAAGACACAACTCCAAGCTATCTCTTTGCGGATACAGGCCGTTAGAAGTAGCGATCAGATGGCTATTTCCATGCGAGAAGCTACAGGTCTTCTTTCGAGCATGAACAGGTCAATGAACCTCCCGCAGTTACAAAGAATATCCATGGAATTTGAACGTCAGAACGACATGATGGATCAGAGACAAGAATTTATGGATGAGGCTATTGATGATGCTATGGGTGATGAGCTTGAAGAAGATGAGGAGGCCGAAGAAATTATCAACAAAGTCTTGGATGAAATCGGAGTCGGCTTGAACAACAAGTTAGAGGACGCGCCTCAGGGCCTGGTCAAGAATTCTGCGGCAGCGGAGGCAAGAGTGGCAATCCCAGTGGTAAGTAATGATACAGGTGGTGCACTGTCGGCATCTTCGAATACAGATGACGAGTTGCAGGCTAGACTGAACAGCCTAAAGCGAGGATAA
- the MRP17 gene encoding mitochondrial 37S ribosomal protein bS6m (Syntenic homolog of Saccharomyces cerevisiae YKL003C (MRP17)) produces MLYELVSIARVTNPLAVHAEAKQLATTIGKLVIENRGVVRKIIPIGNKLLPRIQKKDQERHFQGYHFLMLFDSSAPVQSEILRTLRSDPRVLRASIMKVDTSKKLDAVSSLERAAGYGSIPEKAKGGISF; encoded by the coding sequence ATGCTTTATGAACTCGTTAGTATCGCTCGTGTTACAAACCCACTAGCTGTCCATGCAGAGGCTAAACAGCTGGCGACTACTATTGGCAAGCTGGTTATAGAAAACCGTGGCGTTGTCCGGAAGATTATTCCAATCGGCAACAAACTTCTACCAAGAATACAGAAGAAGGACCAGGAGCGACATTTCCAGGGCTACCATTTTCTGATGCTTTTTGACTCCTCTGCACCTGTTCAGTCAGAAATATTAAGGACGCTGAGAAGTGATCCGCGAGTGCTGAGGGCATCGATCATGAAGGTGGATACTTCAAAAAAACTGGACGCTGTGTCGTCCCTTGAGCGGGCAGCTGGTTACGGTTCGATTCCTGAGAAGGCCAAGGGTGGTATTTCATTCTGA